The genomic stretch CCGCAGCCCCGGCCCCCCATGCGGCGGTGCGCCAACGACTCCAGCCGCGACGAGCGACCCGCGTCTGATAGACGACGCCGCCGACGTACAGCAGGGTCAAAAGCCCGAGGAGCACGAGTGGCAGTGCCATCGAAGGCGAGTGCCCATGCCCCTCCACATGCATCGCTTGGGCTGCGCCTTATGCGATGGCGATGGGTTTAGCGCGGCGCGCGATGGCCCAGCCCGCTAGGATGAAGATCACGCCCGAGGCGAGGAACAGCATGTCCCAGAGAAGCTGGTTCGCGTCGGCGTACACGTGATGAACGCCAAGGATCTGGTGGTCGATCACACCTTCGACCAGGTTGAACCAGCCCCAGCCGTTAAGCATCCAGCCCCAGAGCACGGCCGAGCCCCAAACCTTCCTGCGGGCGTGGGTCACGCGCGAGTAAAGCAGGCCGAGACCGACGAGCACCGCGAGCCAGGTCACGGTATGGAAGAGGCCGTCCCCCAGCGTGTTCATGCGCAGACCCGGCACTGTATCAGGCGTGATCTTGCTGCTGAACATATGATGCAGCTGGAAGACCTGGTGCAGGAAGATGCCGTCGAAGAAGCCGCCGAGCCCGATTCCAAGGATGATACCCGGTGCCTTGATTGGAAGTGTGTCGGTTGCTGCTCGCATTTCGAGGGCTCCTTGTATCCTGCTCGTAAAGGGCCAGGCACCATAATTGAATGTTCACGAATAACTCAGATGATTCCATCGATCACCACGGCAGCTTGCTGTGCCCGCGCCCAGAGCGGACGCAGGAAGCTTTGATGTCAGAACCGATCGAGACTGTTGAAAAACGCTCGCTGCGATAGCGACGGGGCGTGATCCACTGCGGGAGCCCGAGGTGCCGCAGAACACCATGTCCGCGCACCTCGGCATTCTCTCGCGCGCCGGTATCGTGCGCTGCGAACGGCATAACCGATCGAAGCCGGGGGGCCCTCACTCGTCATTAAGGAAGGTCATTATGGTGGCTGTCAGTTCCGATTGTAGATCGCTGCCGCCCGTGAGTCAGATGGACTGAACCAGACAGAAGAATTCAATCTCGTAAAATAATCCCGTCAAACTTCATTGCCGCAATCTGCGCGGTCGCGTTGTCGCGAAACATCGCTTCTTGTGGCTCGTGAAGCACCCTCTTCAGCATAACCTCGATTTCTTGACGCGCGAATTTCCGGACGTCAAAATTGCGTTGCCGGATAAGCAGCGCTCCGGCTTGCAATAGACGATCAGTATCGACCCCGCCGGAGACGCGAACCGCCACGCAAGGCCCTTTCATTGCCTGCCAGGCGGTATCGAAAACGGCGTTGTCATTCTCTTTAAACCCGAAGTTCTCATCGCCGGGCAGTTCGAAATATGCGCGGTAGCCGTTACCGGGAAAGTACTGAAAATCGCTCACGCACGGGTCCAATGGATTTTTTTAGGGCGCTCTTTGACGCCCCTTCTAACGTGGTGTTAAACTTCGCCTCCTTCAACGAGGGGCGCATTTGCTGAAATTCAGGATTGTCGCTGACGATCATCCTGGGCGCGCCGCGCTCGGCGATCAGATCGGCCAGCTCACGCACCACCCGCCGGCCCGAAATCGACGTGTCGAGCACCGCTCGCAAACACTCGCGGGTTACGTCGTCGACTGTGGATCGGCGCCGAAAGCGGGACCCCGCTTTGAGCAAGGCAACTACCTATAATCTTTTGGAAAGTATGGGTTATAAAGGGGTCTCGATCGGCGCCGATCGGGACCCCTGGTTGTATGAAGCTTCAAAGCGAATTCAGTAACTTGGCTAAAATCGACTGGGTCCTAGTTTCGGCGCCGATCCACAGTCCAGAACCCTAAGCTCGGTGCCTCTCTGATCATGGCGGAGGACAGGTATCTCGACGGCGGAGAAGGCCATCGGTGTCGCTGATCGATATACCTGATGCAGCTTTTCAATAGCGGCCCCAGCGATCTGCGGCGGGAGCACCTCCTGCGCTACTCTATTGACGATGTCTGCGCCGAAGAGACGCCGGAACGCCGCGTTCGCCAGGACAATTCTGTGACATGGCTCGCGGACAAGTGCCATAATGCTGGGCGCCTGCTCGACCATCTGTGTGAGCAGGCCACGCTCCTGCGCAGGACCGGGGTTGGGAGTCACTATAATACTGGGTACGCTAACGAAGAGCGAAACCTCAATA from Sphingomonas faeni encodes the following:
- a CDS encoding DUF2243 domain-containing protein, which encodes MRAATDTLPIKAPGIILGIGLGGFFDGIFLHQVFQLHHMFSSKITPDTVPGLRMNTLGDGLFHTVTWLAVLVGLGLLYSRVTHARRKVWGSAVLWGWMLNGWGWFNLVEGVIDHQILGVHHVYADANQLLWDMLFLASGVIFILAGWAIARRAKPIAIA
- a CDS encoding PAS domain-containing protein — translated: MVEQAPSIMALVREPCHRIVLANAAFRRLFGADIVNRVAQEVLPPQIAGAAIEKLHQVYRSATPMAFSAVEIPVLRHDQRGTELRVLDCGSAPKLGPSRF